The Solenopsis invicta isolate M01_SB chromosome 1, UNIL_Sinv_3.0, whole genome shotgun sequence DNA segment ttccggaattttttattcaaagaaaacttatattttttaaattagagttctaatgtaattgtataatatttttaattaattaacttttgtcaACCGCGCAGCCACAAGGGTACCATAACGACAATGCAATAGCGAATTATCAGGTTAAGGTTCTTGCAACCCCCCCCCCACCCTTTCAGGTATGTATTCTGTACACGCTTTTTATTCTTAACGATAGTGTCGTAGCGCATTTTACATGACAAAAAAAGCTGCGCAGTGACACTGACAACTATCGTTAAGAACATAAAGCATGTATATACACAATACATACATACTCCGATTATTATACATACCTAAACAATTGATCTTTGTCCCACACCGTGTCGGCCGGCATCTCCTTCGGTATCAGCATATCGGGATGCGAATCCAGATGTACGAAGGTGTTACCTTCGAAGGGCAGATGCTTCGATCCCATACACCGATATATGAACGGTAACGCCTGGGAGCATAATTacgtttatcaaatatttgtgcGAAAGTTAAATCTTGCATTTACGTTGCAGCAAATTCGCGGGACGCGGACTGGACTGGCGCGCAGACGGCGTCAAGCTCTCGAACTCGAACTTAAATCTCGAGATTGATAAGATCGAGAGTGCGATAAAGGTCGCGTTCGACTTAACGCTCGATCGCAACGCTCATGGAATTATTTCATTCTTGTTATTTGCCAAATATTGGACAAGGACAAATAATACTCACGATCGTTGCGAGCTTTAAGTGGAACGCACCTCAAATTGATGCtacaaatgttttaattcaAGCATCCTTTGAtgcaacttgtaaaattttttattctaactAGTTAATAAAAAGGAAGCATTTGAAGCGTCTAACTGGCCGTAGTCTTGACTTGAAGTTAGATCAGTTCGTTGATTGTTGACGCGAGCTGatcttcatttatttatttcagatttATCTTAATTCAATTGCTtccgttatttaatatatatttacaaaatgcacttgtttatttacaataaacacTTGTTTATAAATGTTAGAGCCgccaaaatttttatgtaaatcttatgaaatattgaataaaatcttATCATTATCGTCATTTTTTCTACATTCCTACAAAAAACTGAAAAGTCAGCATAAAGTAATagtcacaaaattaatatatttatgtatcgaaggagaaagagagataattCATCAATTAATTAGTCTACTCCAAATTTCTCGGGAAAAATTTCTCGACAAAACTAACCTAACATAAAACTCGAAGGGAATATAAATCTAACCTATGCATAGTTACGCGAAcaaatgcaaaagaaaatatatttcaccttttattttaattttgtgttcGTGTATACGTTACACGAGACTCTATCTTCAGGACAGGTATACATTTAAGCGTGTGCCTACGTACACGTACGTGTCATCTAGAATTTTGTACAAACGTAACAATTCGATGTGCGACAGAGGAGTTCGGAGTGCGCGCTGCGCCATTAACATCGCGACATCTAGCGGCGCAGTATACGCAGCAACAATCTCCGTCGCTCACGGCATAACGAACGCGAGAACGGTGTTCGAATATACCTACCTCATCGTGGTCCTCCACCACGTAGACCGGCGTCCTCTTGAAGTACTTGCGTGTATACGCCATTTCTCGCGAGCGCGGGATAGATACGCGGATCTAGCTACTGACTGTCGACGGAATCACGACGATCGTCGGATTGATGAGACGCGCGCGTTAAACGATCGATTTTCCAATTAACACCACGACGACGAAATGTACGCGGACACTGGGAATCGCGGGCACGCGGCGCACTGCTTCGCGCGGAAGCACGTGGTCACCGACTGAAGTTTGCTCTTAGGCGCGCACCTCAAACACGATCATTTCGCGAATAAAGGAACAGGGGCACCAGACAGGGGTTTACTCTGAATTTCTCACGAGACGAGTTTCGTAAGGTggttcctctttttttttttctcttgctcTGGCCCTGCTCCCCTTACTTCCCCCCTCACCCAAAGGACGCCTTAGAAACCTGATCCTTCTAACACAGCCGGCAAGCGGCGAACAACGTCGTGGAGTATCATTTGACAATTTGGCGTGGATAAATTTGTCCAAGCGGATCGAACGGTGTTTAAACGTTCCTGCCGAGTCACTGCCGATGAATGGATGATATCTCTTTACGTTGCTTAACTTTTAAACAAACGTTGTATCCCTCTGTTAGCACTGTGTACACATGTTGTTTTTCGGCTCTACtctggcaaaaaaattttacagaatttgtccagaaatttgttaaaattgtatttacatttgGAACAGTTTGCTGgtatttattagataaattccagtaaaaaatatgaattttccCAAAATTCGCCCGAATTTCTCGGAAAAACGCAGTTTTTATTGGAAAAGTGTGTATTAAAATCGAGTAGTTTGATAAATTCCGACAAAGATCCAAATTTATCCAATTGTTcgattttgttcaaaattttattttgggaaaatttcgagaaaattcttaaaatttttttccaaatttcccTATACCTGTTGAGCCACGACACTTTAcaagttaattttcattatttttacaaattaaaaaaaaaattctttaatgacTTACACATGATTCGACAATCTTATCCTAAGAACCTATTCTCTTGGAAAAACTAACAGTAAGACTGTAATTagttatgatattttatatacaatttttttttaaataatcatacaaaTATATCAAGTACTTTCTAGCTagagatattaaaatacaagaatcattaaaaaatatttttatatttgtaaaaataataaaaattaaaagtgttatGATTTGTGTGTGAAGATCTCGAAAAATAGCATGTgtacaatgtaattttattctCACTCATTTTATTCTCTTCACAAAATtgcatatgtattttattttgcccatttttaaaaataggatTGTTAAatcaaatagttttattaaaagtaaaaccaGATATTTGTCAATGATGTCTTCTCAGCTctgcacataaaaaaaaatcaatatgtttATGCAACCTGTTtccataattttaaaacatatagatacgaaaaataattttatttatttacacaggataaaaaaaaattgttctctcTCATTAAACGCTCGACACATAAATcacagaatttttataaatcatgaaaTGGACAGCGTACATATATGATATTTACATAAGTATTAACGGATgtcatcaatttttataaaaagatggTACATGGTAAAGTATCCCTACTGCTAACAACCGACAGTATTCGATCGAGACTATACAAGTCCTGATCGCGAAAGATCAATCCAATTGCATAACCGCAGGTAGCGTCGAATCGGTAGGAAAAGGTTACCCTCGGCACACAGTTCAAGTCACGTCGATGCGTGTTGAGTACCGGCGATGCGTGACCTTTCGCCATCGATCGATTCACATGTCATTCTTTAGCCGCCGCTCTATCATAAACTCTTGAGAAAGGATCCAACGAAAATACGTTCGTGGTACAAATATTtagttacataaatatttatgtaattggaCACATGATACTCTGTATTTCCCTTGTCAATTCCTATTCAATTCCGCAGAATCATTGATCGTATGTAGTCCAATTCTCAAACATTTGCGCTTTGTAGATCTCGAGATGTAACTGATCCGTTTGTAATCTCAACGACGATAAGAATTTCTCGATATCCGTTTCACATgaataaacattatttactaAATCATCACTTGATACGTTCCTGTACTCCTGTTCCAAGTATTGTAGTACGTGATTAGATCGTGATGCTCGAGCGTTTATATGAGAAGAATAGAAATGTTCCCTCTGTTGATCACAATGGATTTGATTTGACAAGTACGCTTTGTCTGTACCTAAATTGTATAAACTAGAATCTGGGACCTGCGGATAACAGCTTTGCACCGGATTCAGTGAAGGTTGACGAGTTTTCTTCGCATTCACACTTGTACGTGAATTCAATGTCCTTGAACATCTCGTGGAAGCTATTGAATTACTCACATTTCCACTGTCCTTTGGATATTTATGAGACTTTACATGTTTGCCAAATGTATCTACATTgttgtaaacaatattatttgtttgtacaggtgtatattttatttgctcGCCTTTAACTTTACCATGTTGAATACTTTTCCCATTGGATTTTTGGTCATTGCTACTACTATTAATAGGCAACActttttgttgtttattcaaaaCAACTTTATCAGCACTTGGATACGCAACATCTTTCTCAGATGACACAAGTGACGACTCGCTCGAAGTACTGCAcgtttcttcattattttcattatcattcACTTGCcaaacttctttctttttatatgctTCATTGGAGATTGTATTAGTAGAAACGCcacatttcatattttgtatctCGTGTTCACTTTCATTCTTAGACACTTGTGCACATTCTTTCTCTGTCAATTTATCATTTTCCAAAGAATTTTCAGATAATTGTGAATTTTCAGACAGTTCTTCTGTTAATTCATCATCTTTCGCATGCCATTTTGCTGTTTCCTGAAGAAGTGTTTTCATATCCGAGAATGACAAATTTTGCTCTCTTATTTTCTGAATCAAATCACGTGTCTCAGTTTCATTTAAACATGCTGTATAATCTATTATTTCTAGAAATTTTTCTTCAGGACTTCGAGAAGTTCTAAAATATTGTAATGCCTTGCGGTAGTCTTCAATTTCAGAGTCTGACATCATTAAACTTGGCATGTATTCTTCAATGTTTATAGGATAAGGAAAGAATGCATTAAATTTAGTTCCTAATGTACAGAAACGGGTCTTAAAATCTTCTATTTCTACATACATATCTATCAAATTAATATCTGAAGATGCTCTAGCTGCTGAATTTATATAAGTATGTTGCACCTCTTCATCATTACGAAGTTGTGGGAAAACGCACAAGAAAGCCCGCTTCTGTGTATCAAGAAAAGTTTTGAAAGCTGAAAAATATTCTTCATATACTAGTTTATAAAAAGAATCGGGCATGCCTTGATACCTTTTAtctaacaaattaatttcaaaatcaagtaattttttccaATTAGAAGCTATTCTCAACATAGACTCTTCATCTTCATAAACGTtgttatttatgataattttgttagcatacgttattaaataattgtttactaTTATCCGTATGTTATCATTTTCACTGTTATCCAATTTATGTATAGGTAAAATATGACTCAAATCAATATCTGTAGTAGAAAATGCATTCTGAGATGTTTCCATGGATATTTTTTCatcgttaattattttatccatAATTGGCATAATGTTTTCAGTATCTTTGAAGTTTAATGAATCTTTCATATATTCAACAAAGTTTTCAATTTCAGTATCCgataatttgcaattttctttATCTGATAAAACTACTTTAAACACGACatctttattcaattcttcAATAGGAGAAAGATCTGAATTAGGTGTTATTGTAAATCTATATATGTTTCTTAATTCAGATGAGTTTGCAACTAACATTTTACTTTCTTCAGAATTTCCAACTGCAGAGTCTATAGTTGATACttccttacattttttaaaagtatgaacTGCAGAATTGGTTTTGCCTTGAatataatgttgaaataatGAACTAATTTGTATCTTCTCATCTAAATTAGATCTCAgttttacatttgtattattaGAAGCAATTTTATggcattttttgtttttcagcgAAGTACCATtacattttttacgttttattttagtGGAATTTCCATCATTATTCTTTGATAATAACGTATTAGTCGTCATGTGTTTTGGTGAAATACTTCTACAGTCGTCGGAATTTATAGGAATGCTATTATTTTCTGGTGATAAAGTATCGCCGTTTACTGTATTCTTGGGCGAAATATTGTTACATTCTTCATGTTCCACGATAGAAGCATTTGTAATATCATTTTCTGGTAGTGTATCACTATCTTCTGGAAGCAATATATGTTTTGACGTAGATATTGTTATAGGCGCACCATTTTCAGATTCAAGAATCGTTTTATCAATGGCTGGTAACTTTGTAAGACTTGTCTCAGATTccaaattaactttttcaaacaCCGAAGTATCATTAGCCCAAACATCTTCTGTATAATCAGGATTgagtttgaataaataatttaatccaatcgaagttaataatttttttaacgatgAAAGTTCATTTTCGGAAATGATTGTGATAGAAATTCCGTAAGACCCATAGCGACCAGCTCTGCCAATTCTATGTAAATATGTTGCCGGATCCGTAGGTATGTCCAAGTTTATAACCATATTAACGTTTTCTATATCTATACCTCTTGCAGTTAGATCTGTGGTCAGCATAATTCTACATTCTAAATTTCTTAAGTTTTCAATCGCTTCCAATCTTTTAGTCATAACCTGATTTCCAGCAATATACGAAGATGAAAAACCCAGTGAATTAATCTTATTGCTTACTGATTGAGCTctataataacagaaataaaataatagttaagtcaattaaaatattaaagttaaataacaattaaaaaataactacgTACCGTGATTGATAATTTGAAAAGATTAGGCTTTGCTTAAATGGAATCTTGGTAAAGATTTTTACTAGCTCATCAACTTTGGTTTGTACCTAAAAATATGAACAGAtggattatatagaatttatttgttaataaaataaaataatttcttgtatataaagagaaaataaaccTGTTTCATCACATTGGGATGTGCTGGAACAATGACCacaaattgtttaattccaACCAAAACTGGTCCATCAATATTTGGTGATGTTAATATTGGAGAGGACATGTAAGTTtgcaaaaatgtttctaaatccCCAGGATAAGTAGCACTTGAAGCTATAACTTGCTTACTGGATGgcaatttagaaaata contains these protein-coding regions:
- the LOC105208090 gene encoding uncharacterized protein LOC105208090, translating into MAQYIAHDINKKQRTNDIKIEENVTFDQMRLPQEILDGLMSAGFNKPSPIQLKAIPLGRCGFDLIVRAKSGTGKTLVFSVIALETLNISIQLPQVLIVAPTREIAIQITYVIKAIGSQIEGLGIEYFVGGISIEEDKKKLNKCHVAIGAPGRIRHLIEKGFLQVSKVRLFVLDEADKLLEISFQKDINFIFSKLPSSKQVIASSATYPGDLETFLQTYMSSPILTSPNIDGPVLVGIKQFVVIVPAHPNVMKQVQTKVDELVKIFTKIPFKQSLIFSNYQSRAQSVSNKINSLGFSSSYIAGNQVMTKRLEAIENLRNLECRIMLTTDLTARGIDIENVNMVINLDIPTDPATYLHRIGRAGRYGSYGISITIISENELSSLKKLLTSIGLNYLFKLNPDYTEDVWANDTSVFEKVNLESETSLTKLPAIDKTILESENGAPITISTSKHILLPEDSDTLPENDITNASIVEHEECNNISPKNTVNGDTLSPENNSIPINSDDCRSISPKHMTTNTLLSKNNDGNSTKIKRKKCNGTSLKNKKCHKIASNNTNVKLRSNLDEKIQISSLFQHYIQGKTNSAVHTFKKCKEVSTIDSAVGNSEESKMLVANSSELRNIYRFTITPNSDLSPIEELNKDVVFKVVLSDKENCKLSDTEIENFVEYMKDSLNFKDTENIMPIMDKIINDEKISMETSQNAFSTTDIDLSHILPIHKLDNSENDNIRIIVNNYLITYANKIIINNNVYEDEESMLRIASNWKKLLDFEINLLDKRYQGMPDSFYKLVYEEYFSAFKTFLDTQKRAFLCVFPQLRNDEEVQHTYINSAARASSDINLIDMYVEIEDFKTRFCTLGTKFNAFFPYPINIEEYMPSLMMSDSEIEDYRKALQYFRTSRSPEEKFLEIIDYTACLNETETRDLIQKIREQNLSFSDMKTLLQETAKWHAKDDELTEELSENSQLSENSLENDKLTEKECAQVSKNESEHEIQNMKCGVSTNTISNEAYKKKEVWQVNDNENNEETCSTSSESSLVSSEKDVAYPSADKVVLNKQQKVLPINSSSNDQKSNGKSIQHGKVKGEQIKYTPVQTNNIVYNNVDTFGKHVKSHKYPKDSGNVSNSIASTRCSRTLNSRTSVNAKKTRQPSLNPVQSCYPQVPDSSLYNLGTDKAYLSNQIHCDQQREHFYSSHINARASRSNHVLQYLEQEYRNVSSDDLVNNVYSCETDIEKFLSSLRLQTDQLHLEIYKAQMFENWTTYDQ